AGCCACAGGTCGTCGGCCGGGGCCACCCGCACCTCCACCGGGAAGCTGATCCGCCAGTCGGAGCGCTCCACCAGCGCCTTCAGCTCGCGCAGCACCTCGGTGGCCGCCTCGCGCGGCACCGCGTACTCCATCTCGATGAAGCGGACCTTGCGCGGGCTGGTGTACACCTTGTACGCCTCGTCGGTGAACCGGCGCTCGGACCAGGCCCGGCTGGCGATCTTGGCTATCGTCGGGATCGCCCCGGGGAAGGCGCGGCCCACCCGGCAGGCGCCCTCCCAGACCGTGTTCGACACGAAGTCGTCGTCCAGCCAGGCCTTGAAGGCGGGCAGCGGCGCGGCCGGGCCCTGGCTGCGGTTGTTCCGCTTGGTCGAGCAGCGGTCGGTGTGCGGGAACCAGTAGAACTCGAAGTGCTCGTTCACCGCCGTCAGGTCGTCGAAGGAGCCCAGCACCTCGTCGAAGCCCATCGGCTGCTCGTGCGCGGAGAGCAGGAACATCGGCTCCACCGCGAAGGTCAGCGCGCTCACCACGCCCAGCGCGCCCAGGCCCAGCCGCGCGCCCTGGAACAGCTCCGCGTCCTCGGTCGCCGAGCAGGTCCGCACCGAGCCGTCGGCGAGGACGATCTCGACCTCGGTGACCTGGGCCGCGAGCGAGCCGGAGTCGCGGCCGGTGCCGTGGGTGCCGGTGCTGGTCGCGCCCGCGACCGTCTGCACCTCGATGTCGCCCATGTTCGTCAGCGAGAGGCCGGCGGCCGCCAGCAGCCGGTTCAGCCGGTGCAGCGGCAGGCCGGACTCGACGGTGACCGTCCCGGCCGCCCGGTCGAGCCCGCGGACGGCGGTCAGCCGGTCCGGCCGGACCAGGACGGCGTCCCCGGCGGCGGCGATCGCGGTGAACGAGTGTCCGGCCCCGACCGCCTTCACCGGCAGCCCGGCCCGCCCGGCCGCGACCACCGCCGCCGAGAGCTCCTCGACCGACCCCGGCGCCACCACCCGCGCGGGCCGCGCGCTCTGGTTCCCCGCCCAGTTCCGCCAGACCTCGGTCATCTCCAGAGCCTCCCGCTCGCGCGTGTCCTACCTTCCGGTTCTACCGGTGGGTACGGGGAGCGTAGTCACCAGGATCGCGCAGGTCTACGGTTC
This is a stretch of genomic DNA from Kitasatospora fiedleri. It encodes these proteins:
- a CDS encoding D-arabinono-1,4-lactone oxidase, producing MTEVWRNWAGNQSARPARVVAPGSVEELSAAVVAAGRAGLPVKAVGAGHSFTAIAAAGDAVLVRPDRLTAVRGLDRAAGTVTVESGLPLHRLNRLLAAAGLSLTNMGDIEVQTVAGATSTGTHGTGRDSGSLAAQVTEVEIVLADGSVRTCSATEDAELFQGARLGLGALGVVSALTFAVEPMFLLSAHEQPMGFDEVLGSFDDLTAVNEHFEFYWFPHTDRCSTKRNNRSQGPAAPLPAFKAWLDDDFVSNTVWEGACRVGRAFPGAIPTIAKIASRAWSERRFTDEAYKVYTSPRKVRFIEMEYAVPREAATEVLRELKALVERSDWRISFPVEVRVAPADDLWLSTANGRDSVYIAVHLYRGTRELSYFTEVEKLMTAHRGRPHWGKLHTRDAEYLSTVYPHFGDFTALRDKVDPERRFANAYLRRVLGA